One genomic segment of Candidatus Methanosuratincola sp. includes these proteins:
- a CDS encoding exonuclease SbcCD subunit D, with protein MKFAHMADLHLGAVSDPKMKVLESSTLERAFRICEERGVDFVIIAGDIFHINIPDLAVVKEAVEIFKRFADTGRKIYVVYGSHDFSPNSTSIIDILEAAGVVVRVGKPAAAEGKLRPEVVTDGRTGAKITGISGRRASLEKEAFVDLDRDYLKSVEGFKIFVFHTGLLEMRKEGEKFDGISQSALPEGFDYYAGGHVHRVFRDPTTGRVVFPGPLFTGWGADLEATVLGEERGFFIIEAEKGGEPKLEFVGLKPFEGVYKEIDVTGKTAEEVNDELRVWATEVDAEGKVVLLKVHGELSSGRTSDVEFGLVRDILAESGAIYLHLNRNALRTREMETVTVIGESAEEIEGKVFREMAGSVKGRDGELVVKDETEAAARLLSILRVPKQEGESQEDYLSRLEREARSVLGLVAAGGNGEEMKRANSKGYGKAASESVDERGGTRPRTGDGGRGRLQ; from the coding sequence ATGAAGTTCGCACACATGGCAGACCTCCACCTCGGGGCAGTCTCTGACCCGAAGATGAAGGTGCTCGAGTCATCGACCCTAGAGAGGGCGTTCAGGATATGCGAGGAGAGGGGCGTTGACTTTGTCATTATAGCGGGGGACATATTCCACATAAACATCCCGGATCTTGCGGTCGTGAAGGAGGCCGTCGAGATCTTCAAGAGGTTCGCGGACACAGGGAGGAAGATATACGTCGTTTACGGGAGCCACGACTTCTCCCCGAACTCGACCTCGATCATCGACATACTTGAGGCTGCAGGGGTCGTCGTCAGGGTCGGGAAGCCCGCTGCTGCGGAGGGCAAGCTGAGGCCGGAGGTTGTCACGGACGGAAGGACCGGTGCGAAGATCACAGGGATCTCGGGGAGGAGGGCCTCGCTTGAGAAGGAGGCGTTTGTAGACCTCGACAGGGACTATCTGAAGTCTGTGGAGGGCTTCAAGATCTTCGTCTTCCACACCGGGCTCTTGGAGATGCGGAAAGAGGGCGAGAAGTTCGACGGGATCTCCCAGAGCGCGCTCCCCGAGGGGTTCGACTATTACGCCGGGGGGCACGTCCACAGGGTCTTTCGCGACCCTACTACCGGCAGGGTAGTCTTCCCTGGCCCCCTCTTCACGGGGTGGGGCGCGGACCTGGAGGCGACCGTCCTGGGCGAGGAGAGGGGATTCTTCATCATCGAGGCAGAGAAGGGCGGCGAGCCAAAGCTCGAGTTCGTGGGGCTGAAGCCGTTCGAGGGGGTTTACAAGGAGATAGATGTGACGGGTAAGACTGCGGAGGAGGTCAACGACGAGCTGAGGGTCTGGGCGACCGAGGTAGACGCGGAGGGGAAGGTCGTCCTCCTAAAGGTGCACGGTGAGCTGTCTTCGGGGAGGACTAGCGACGTCGAGTTCGGCCTGGTCAGGGATATCCTCGCGGAGAGCGGGGCGATCTACCTACACCTTAACAGGAACGCGCTGAGGACTAGGGAGATGGAAACGGTGACGGTCATTGGCGAGAGCGCCGAGGAGATCGAGGGGAAGGTCTTCAGGGAGATGGCTGGTTCGGTCAAGGGAAGGGACGGGGAATTGGTGGTCAAGGACGAGACCGAGGCTGCTGCGAGGCTGCTCTCAATACTGAGGGTCCCCAAGCAGGAGGGTGAAAGCCAGGAAGACTACCTCTCCAGGCTGGAGCGGGAGGCCAGGTCGGTCCTGGGGCTCGTCGCCGCTGGAGGCAACGGAGAGGAAATGAAAAGGGCTAACTCCAAGGGGTACGGGAAGGCAGCCTCCGAATCCGTCGACGAGCGCGGAGGCACGAGGCCACGCACGGGTGATGGTGGGAGGGGACGCCTGCAATGA
- a CDS encoding ATP-binding protein, with product MERGLGTGTTDYVGQIVEGDDGELVLREKQGAKLELGDLVVVDNERLKYICMVSKLTYGSLIHPDRILTSSGSVLEGVNPRLEFPDRDLRIFRQVHVKPLLEVASQNGKLAARAPRSIPEFMSKARMAAAEDFLFLEAHGAEVFIGNIRSGSKTLPVEFGMDGEELLSHHVLVSAQTGRGKSNLVKVLLWEAMKHGKFGVLVMDVHNEYYGTPVSPGLKDHPDAKGALVFYSRHPPPGQQQLKINLKSIDPEDLMGVVQFSNAQEETLEQLRRQHGADWVSELLSIDAESKDSRDKKGTIRALKRKICNIFNLRETGAGYESADGIFDLEGMGEETINDMAEALEGGKVVLIDGSSISDDTGLVIASAVLRKVFDRYDYYKSTGILREKAQVGVVLEEAPRLLSGAYGDNVFSRIAREGRKFRIGLIAITQLASVIPREILANIGTKVIMGNEMALERKAIAESAAQDLSDFDRIIAGLEVGEAIVSSIFSKFPVPVKVPKFDDIVARGKSASGNDQSRVLPAPAKRYF from the coding sequence ATGGAAAGAGGGCTTGGGACGGGTACGACGGATTACGTAGGGCAGATAGTCGAAGGGGACGACGGAGAACTCGTGCTGAGGGAGAAACAGGGGGCCAAGCTTGAACTCGGCGACCTCGTCGTAGTTGACAACGAGAGGCTGAAGTACATCTGCATGGTCTCGAAGCTCACTTACGGGAGCCTGATCCACCCGGACAGGATCCTCACGAGCTCAGGGAGCGTCCTCGAAGGGGTGAACCCAAGGCTCGAGTTCCCCGACAGGGATCTCAGGATATTCAGGCAGGTCCACGTCAAGCCGCTCCTCGAGGTTGCGTCCCAGAACGGCAAGCTGGCGGCGAGGGCGCCGAGGAGCATCCCCGAGTTCATGTCAAAGGCGAGGATGGCTGCGGCGGAGGACTTTTTATTCCTGGAGGCGCATGGGGCGGAGGTATTCATCGGGAACATAAGGAGCGGGTCGAAGACGCTCCCGGTGGAGTTCGGCATGGACGGGGAGGAGCTCCTGTCGCACCACGTTCTTGTCTCCGCGCAGACAGGGAGGGGGAAGTCGAACCTGGTTAAGGTCCTCCTCTGGGAGGCGATGAAACACGGGAAGTTCGGCGTGCTGGTTATGGACGTCCACAATGAGTACTATGGCACCCCTGTCTCTCCGGGGCTGAAGGACCACCCGGACGCGAAGGGGGCACTCGTCTTCTACTCGAGGCACCCGCCCCCCGGGCAGCAGCAATTGAAGATCAACCTCAAGTCCATAGACCCGGAGGACCTAATGGGCGTCGTCCAGTTCAGCAACGCGCAGGAGGAGACGCTTGAGCAGCTCAGGAGGCAGCACGGAGCGGATTGGGTTTCAGAGCTCCTCTCGATAGACGCGGAGAGCAAGGACTCCAGGGATAAGAAAGGCACGATCCGCGCACTGAAGAGGAAGATCTGCAACATATTCAACCTAAGGGAGACTGGAGCAGGATACGAGAGCGCCGACGGCATCTTCGACTTGGAAGGAATGGGCGAGGAGACGATCAACGACATGGCGGAGGCGCTCGAGGGGGGAAAGGTAGTCCTCATAGACGGGTCGTCGATCTCAGACGACACGGGACTCGTAATCGCCTCTGCAGTCCTGAGGAAGGTCTTCGACAGGTACGACTACTACAAGTCCACCGGCATCCTCAGGGAGAAGGCCCAGGTTGGGGTTGTGCTCGAAGAGGCGCCAAGGCTCCTCTCCGGCGCGTACGGGGACAATGTCTTCAGCAGGATAGCACGAGAGGGCAGGAAGTTCAGGATCGGCCTCATAGCGATCACACAGCTCGCCTCGGTCATACCGAGGGAGATCCTTGCGAACATCGGGACGAAGGTGATAATGGGTAACGAGATGGCGCTCGAGAGGAAGGCGATCGCCGAGAGCGCCGCGCAAGACCTGAGCGACTTCGACCGAATAATCGCAGGCCTTGAGGTGGGCGAGGCGATCGTCAGCTCGATATTCTCCAAGTTCCCGGTCCCGGTCAAGGTCCCGAAGTTCGATGACATCGTGGCGAGGGGAAAGAGTGCATCGGGCAATGATCAGTCGAGGGTACTGCCCGCCCCGGCGAAGAGGTATTTCTAG